A genomic region of Juglans regia voucher JREG20151001 chloroplast, complete genome contains the following coding sequences:
- the petA gene encoding cytochrome f — MQTINTLFSWIKEEITRSISISLMIYIITRTPSSNAYPIFAQQGYENPREATGRIVCANCHLANKPVDIEVPQAVLPDTVFEAVVRIPYDMQLKQVLANGKKGALNVGAVLILPEGFELAPPDRISPEIKEKIGNLSFQNYRPTKKNILVIGPVPGQKYSEVTFPILSPDPATKKDVHFLKYPIYVGGNRGRGQIYPDGSKSNNNVYNATTAGIVSKIIRKEKGGYEITIVDASDGRQVVDIIPPGPELLVSEGESIKLDQPLTSNPNVGGFGQGDAEIVLQDPLRVQGLLFFLTSVILAQIFLVLKKKQFEKVQLSEMNF, encoded by the coding sequence ATGCAAACTATAAATACTCTTTTTTCTTGGATAAAGGAAGAGATTACTCGATCCATTTCCATATCGCTCATGATATATATAATCACTAGGACACCCAGTTCAAACGCATATCCCATTTTTGCACAGCAGGGTTATGAAAATCCACGAGAAGCGACTGGCCGTATTGTATGTGCCAATTGCCATTTAGCTAATAAACCCGTAGATATCGAGGTTCCACAAGCGGTACTTCCTGATACTGTATTTGAAGCAGTTGTTCGAATTCCTTATGATATGCAACTGAAACAAGTTCTTGCTAATGGTAAAAAGGGAGCTTTGAATGTAGGGGCTGTTCTTATTTTACCTGAGGGGTTTGAATTAGCCCCTCCCGATCGTATTTCGCCCGAGATTAAAGAAAAGATAGGCAATCTGTCTTTTCAAAACTATCGCCCTACTAAAAAAAATATTCTTGTGATAGGTCCTGTTCCTGGTCAGAAATATAGCGAAGTAACCTTTCCTATTCTTTCTCCAGACCCCGCTACTAAGAAAGATGTTCACTTCTTAAAATATCCCATATATGTAGGCGGGAACAGGGGAAGGGGTCAGATTTATCCCGACGGTAGCAAGAGTAACAATAATGTTTATAATGCTACAACAGCGGGTATAGTAAGCAAAATAATACGCAAAGAAAAAGGAGGATACGAAATAACCATAGTGGATGCATCGGATGGACGTCAAGTGGTTGATATTATCCCCCCGGGACCGGAACTTCTTGTTTCAGAGGGCGAATCTATCAAACTTGATCAACCATTAACGAGTAATCCTAATGTGGGTGGATTTGGTCAGGGGGATGCTGAAATCGTACTTCAAGATCCATTACGTGTCCAAGGCCTTTTGTTCTT